One Ctenopharyngodon idella isolate HZGC_01 chromosome 3, HZGC01, whole genome shotgun sequence genomic window, TGTCAAATGAAACCCAGTGGTTtgagtcattttttaaattagtgtTTAGCCTGTATTTTACAAATACATTGGTGTATTAGCCAAAATTGATTATGTCTGTTTATTCTCCAGCCCGTCTGCCTGTTCCTGCCATCACCAGAGACTCCTCACAgtgttcatcatcatcatcatcatcatcaaactGTTCCCtggtgtgttcagctgtgaatgtgaacCATGTGgctctctcctggtacaaaggaaacagtttattgtccagcatcagtgtgtctgatctcagaAGCAGCATCTCTTTACATCTGGAGGTGGAAAatcaggataaaaacacctacagctgtgtgctgaacaatcccatcagcaacCAGACCAAACATCTGGACATCAATCAACTCTGTCAACCATGTCCAGGTATGTCAGTGTTGATATTAGTGTTACTACTATACTACTTTAGTATAAATTccagtataaaaaaaatctgaagtcCTCATTTTTTCCTTTAGAAATCTACAGTTGTGGTTTTACTGAACCTGTGACCCGATTGGTCATCACTGCTCTGGTGGGTGTGGCTGCTGTTGCTTTTGTGGTTTATGACATCAGATCCAGAGATGCAAAGTAGCAGAGGAGAGAACAGACCTCGATGATAAATCATACTGTAAAATCTGAAGAATAACGTTTCTATTTCATTTCATACATATGCTTCATAATCAACATATTTTAGTCACATTATTcaagcatttaataatttaatagcaTTTTAGAAATGCTTCAGCTTCATTTAACAATTGCTTACGTTTTTATTAgaaaaacacatatttaaaatacatattagaAAAGACCAAACATTTTAAGAGGCACATTTCTGGGTAAAGCACATGGGTCTGTGCCTCCATAGATCCCTTCCAATGCCTCGAGCCCCAGGATGGCCAAAGCGTTCCCTTCCTTGCAGTCAGAGGAGGAGCAGAACTGGTACCTCCAACAGTcttatttgcttctttttttcatgCTGCAACCCTCCGCTTTGTGACACttgcacagcaaaatccccagagttaaatcaactctgctcagagaacatatggtccctctctacacagagttaaaataacactgaagcaaagttaaagttaatgagataatatactttttgtggagttgtttattCAGATCTTGAGATATTTAacgtcttttatcttcagttgattacatttaaggctgtggctggaagtcatttgtagttattgtgtttctcttcagtgattctgcttgttaacagcaggtgttcatcactaatgctcaatcata contains:
- the LOC127508191 gene encoding SLAM family member 5-like isoform X1 — its product is MTGNVSELLRKMLLLFALLCCSWNPVGVFGDIDAVKSVSVMEGDSVLLKPGVAELPRNKILWRFGDQRALIALIDAGQISLFDGPDGIFTDRLKLDHQTGSLTINNSRTSDSGPYEVNAKGGAGDQVREFNLTVYSRLPVPAITRDSSQCSSSSSSSSNCSLVCSAVNVNHVALSWYKGNSLLSSISVSDLRSSISLHLEVENQDKNTYSCVLNNPISNQTKHLDINQLCQPCPEIYSCGFTEPVTRLVITALVGVAAVAFVVYDIRSRDAK
- the LOC127508191 gene encoding SLAM family member 5-like isoform X2, with amino-acid sequence MEGDSVLLKPGVAELPRNKILWRFGDQRALIALIDAGQISLFDGPDGIFTDRLKLDHQTGSLTINNSRTSDSGPYEVNAKGGAGDQVREFNLTVYSRLPVPAITRDSSQCSSSSSSSSNCSLVCSAVNVNHVALSWYKGNSLLSSISVSDLRSSISLHLEVENQDKNTYSCVLNNPISNQTKHLDINQLCQPCPEIYSCGFTEPVTRLVITALVGVAAVAFVVYDIRSRDAK